The genomic stretch AGGTAACTGTTTTGACTTGATCTTTTGTGGTTGTTGTAATTGAATCTTCCTATAATGTAAAAATCTTCAATGAAACATTTACCTTAGATTCCTTTGCTGTGTTGTGCTCTATTTTTCTGGCACGACTTTCGCTGGAGTTGTGCGATGAATCCTTTtcttggctttgtttgtttgttttgtcgTGCTTGAATGTCTGTGTTGATGAATCCTCGATCTTCCTAGTTGgattttgctaagggtttattCTCTTGTTTCCAAGACgagggatttttttgttaagggtttactcgcTTGTTTCCGACGCgagggatttttttgttaaggtttTACTCCTTTGTACCCGAGgcaggagattttttttttttgttaagggtttactcccttgttttcgaggcgagggattttttttccttaagggtttactcccttgtttccgaggcaagctatttttttgttaagggtttactccttTGTTCCCGAGGCGGgagattttttttcattaagggtttactcccttgtttcccaggcaagagattttttttttcgttaagggtATACTCCCTTGTTCCCGAGgcgggagattttttttgttaaggttttactcccttgtttccgaggcgagggattttttttgttaagggtttacttcCTTGTTCCCGAGGTGGGAGATTTTTttcgttaagggtttactcccttgttccCGAGgcaggattttttttgtttaaggatttactcccttgttttttaggcgagagattttttttgttaagggtttactcccttgctTCCGAGACTACTGGAAGACAGGAAATTTATCACCGGGCCCGATGGTCGTTTTGACCAAGGGTTCTCCAACTCTCAAATGAGTCTTCATGAATAGATTTTTATATTGAAATACtcaagaattacaagaaataaaCACAATGGGAAAATTACTGATAGTATTTTTTCAGATGATCGGCATTCTAGGGTCTCAGCAGTGGCTTTCCTTCCGCATCCTGTAGATAATAGGGTCCTTGTCGATGACTTCGAAATACTTTGTACGGTCCTTTCCATGTTGGTCCCGAGTTTTCCTACAGCTGGATCTCGGGTGGCTATGTTAACCTTCCGGAGGACCCAATCCCAATCTTGAACTATCTCGGcttgacttttttattcaaatatctGGTTGTTCTTTGTTGATAGGCTGCCATCATTGCTTAAGCATTATCCCTCTTCTCTTGGAGCAAATCCAAGCTTAACTTCATTCCTTCTTCGTTCATCTCAGGGTTGTAATGCTTCACTCGGAAGCTAATCGAACCGATTTCTACCGAGATGACTGCCTCGGATCCGAATGCCAAAGAGAAAGGGGTTTCTCCAGTTGGGGCTTGGATGGTAGTTCTGTATGACCATAGCACTTCTGGAAGGATTTCTACCCATGCTTCTTTCTTGTCTTCGAGCTTCTTCTTCAGAGTTTTCATCAGAGTTTTGTTTGTCACTTCTACCTAACCGTTGGCCTGAGGGTGTCCAGGAGACGAGAAGTACTTTCTAATATGGAGCTTAGCACACCAACTTCGAAAAGATTCGCAATCAAATTGTTTTCCGTTGTCGATTACAAAAGCATGCGTGATGCCGTACTGACAAACAACTGCTTTCCAGAGAAAATTCCTTATGTTCCCAGTGCTTATAGTGGCTAATGCCTCAGCTTTTGCCCACTTAGTAAAATAATCAACAGCAACCACGACAAACCGACGCCCTCCTTTTCCTATTGGAAGTGGGCCCACTAAGTCGACCCCCAATTGCGCGAAGGGCCATGGGGCCGAAACCGAGCTTAATTCTTCAGGTAGATTGGCTAGTATTCTGTCAAATCATTGGCATTTGTCGcaatattttatcatttcatGGGAATCTCGATTCATTCCTGGCCAGTAATACCCTGCTCGGATAGCTTTGTGAGCTAACATTCTTCCTCCCGAGTGGCTGCCGCACACCCCCTCGTGAATTTCTCTAAGCACGTATGCAGCTTCATCCTTTGATAGGCACTTGAGCAGAGGGAGGGTGTAACCCCTTCGGTACAGGGCCCCATCAACTAGTGTGAAGCGTGCTGCTTGGATGCGAATCTTCCGTGCTAACTTGTTATCGGATGGCAGCTTGCCCTCCTTGAGAAATTGTAAGATATTGTGGCCCCATTTTGGACATTGCTCCCTCTCTTCAATGCACGCCACTTGATTCGCTTGGACAATCGGGGGTTCGGTTAACTCCTGAATTGGGTGATCAACCACTATGATTTCTTCCTTGGTAGTGAAGCCCATACGAGCTAAGGCATCTGCCTGCGAGTTTTCTTCTCTGGGTATTTTCATAAAAGTTATTTTGTCGAAGAATTCCATGATCTCCTTTACCTTCGTCAAATACTTCTTCATTTTGCTTCCCTGAGCCTCATACTCTCCCCGAACGTGTCTAACTACTACCTGGGAGTCACTTCTAACCTCTAGGTTTTTTACTCCTATTTTCCTTGCCATGTTCATTCCGAGGATCACGGCTCTAGAGCCCAATTGACCAATCTTCCTAATAAATCTTGCTTTTGCAAGATTTTTCTCAAGGGATACTTAGTCAATACCTTGATTGTATGAGCCTCAAAATATGGCCTCAACCTCCGGGCAGATGTGACCAAGGCAAATGCTAGTTTTTCGATCCGTGAGTATCATTCTTTGGCACTGTGCAGGGCTTTGCTAACGAAGTAGATGGGCTTTTGCACTCCTTGTTCTTCTCAGATTAAGGCTAAGCTTATGGCTGATGGAGATACCACCAAGTACAGGTATAAGGCTTCCCCTTCTACCGATTGGCTTAGTAGTGGTGGGCTAACTAAATATTCCTTCAATTCCTGGAAAGCTTTGTCACATTCCGAACTCTAGGAGAAAGCCTTCTTCAGGATCTTGAAGAAGGGAAGGCATTTATCAGTTGAGCGAGAGACAAACCGATTTAATGTAGTTATCCTGCCCGTTAACTGGTGAAGCTACTTTGTGCTTTGACGCGCTTACATGTCTAGGATCACCTTGATTTTTTCGAGGTTAGCTTCAATTCCTCTTCGGGATACAATGAACCCAAGAAACTTGCCCGGGGCTACTCCAAACGTACATTTGGAAGGATTGAGCTTCATCCCATAGTACCTTAGCGTATCAAACGCCTTGGCTAGGTCCGCGTTGTGGTTGGCAGCTCATATGCTCTTTACCagcatatcatctacatatacttCCATATTCCGCCCTATTTATTGTAGAAACATCTTGTTGACTAATCACTTGTATGTAGCTCCTGCATTTTTCAGTCCAAATGGCATGACTCGATAGCAATACAGATTTGTGTCGGTCATGAaggccatttttttttggtcggaCTCGTGCATGGATATCTGGTTATACCCCGAGAATGCATCCATAAAGGTTAGTAGCTCATGTCCCGAGGTTGAATCGACAAGCTAGTCTATTTGCGGCAATGGGTGTTATCTTTGGGGCATGCTTTGTTGAGATCAGTGAAGTCGACAcacattttccatttttcattcgACTTTTTTAGTAGTACCACATTTGCCATACTAGATCTCTTTAATGAACCTGGCTTCACGTAATTTTTCGACTTCTTCGGCAGCAACTTTGCTTTTCTTAGTCGAGTACCCCCTCCGCTTCTAACGTACTGGCTTAAAACTAGGATCAGTGTTCAACTTGTGCACCATGACCGAAGGTGCTATTCCTGGCATGTCTTCGTGACTCCAAGCGAATACATCACAATTATCATGGAGGAAGGATTCGACCTCTTCTGTCACGATCGAGTCTAGCTGGGACCCAATTTTGATGACTCTATCAGGTTCGTCGACCGAGAATTCCTCAAGATCTTCAACCGGTTCACCGCCCTTTAATTGCTATCTTTCCTCCTTACTTGTGCTCCTAGGGGCCAGAGTCCTCGGGCATTCTTTCATAGAGATGTTGTAGCATTGTCGAGCAGCTCGTTGATCGCCCCTTACTTCTCCAACTCCATGATCCATTGGGAATTTCATCTTGAGATGCGGAGTTGACGTGATGGCTCTTAGTTTATTAAGAGTCGTTCTCCCGATAATAGCATTGTAGGCGGATGGTCGGTTGACCAACAGAAAACGTACCATCACCATCACCTGCCTCGGGTATGATCCGGCTATGACCAGTAGCTCGATTGATTCGACCAATTGAAATTGTTCCCCTGTGAATCCCATCAAGGGGCAGCTAGTTGGGATGATTTTCTCCTGTCCCAGATTTAGATTTTTAAATGCATACCAATATAGGATGTCTACCGAGCTCCTGTTATCCACCAGGATGTGATGGACATTATGATTTGCCACTGTTAGGGTGACAACCAAAGTGTCTGTGTTTGGGTGCAATATATCCACGTAATCTGCATCCGAGAATCCAATTATCATCTCACTCCTTCGGGACTGCTTCATGGGTCTTCCTATAGTGTAGACTTCATGAGAGCTTTCCAATTGATGGGCGTAGGCCTTCCTTGCCCTTCCTGACTCTCCCCCTCCGGGGAATCCACCAATTATGGTGTGGATTTCTGGGATGTTAGCTTTGTTCTGGGGTTCATGGATTAGGCGAGCTGGCCTTCCTCTAGGCTCCTCCCATCTCGCTCTCTCCTCCCGAGGATACCTACTTAGAGTCCTGCGGTTGGAACTTCTGCTTCGATGTCATTCCTGTGGTTGTTGATCTCTAGGAGGATGGTAGTTTACCTCTCGGACGTAGTTTTCCCAAGGAGGGGCTGCTCTTCTTTGTTCTCCCAAGAATCGCACGAGTTTACCATTTTGGATAAACTCGATGAGATGTCACAAGGCAATGCAACCTTCTGTGTAATGCCCATTGACCTCATAGAACTCGCAATAGCGATTTGAAATCTGATTTTGTGGTGCCCCGGGAGGTCTTCGATATTTCAAATCTTTCTTGATCTCCATCAAGACCTTGGAAATGTTGGCATTAAGTGGAGTGAAATTGTGATTGTTAAACTTCTTCTTGAAGTGCTTTGGGGCGTCAAACCCCAAGTgatctttcctcttcttttcttccaatttcTTGGGAGTTTTCCGATTTGACCTCATTGCCTTCAAGGTCTCTTCTTTGTTGATTAACTCTTCCACCTTGTCTAGTAGCTCCTAGAGGTTGTTCGGCTGCCTTCTCGCGATTTTCCTCGCCATCGGCTCCTCGGGTGAGATACCGTTATAGACGGTGGAAAAGATTACATTGTTGGTAGGATCTTCTACCTTCAACTTTTCAGTATTAAACCGAATCATAAATTCTTTCAAACTCCCCCCCTCTCGCTTGTGGAGCATCAACAGATACCCGAAAggcttcttcctttctctggAACACAGGAAGTGAGTGAGGAAAATTCGAGCCAAATCCTCAAAGGTAGCCACAGAATTAGGCGCTAGGCTTTGGAACCACTCTCTTGCGTTTCTCAAGAGTGTAGTTGGGAAGGCTTTGCACGCTATTTTGTCGGGAATGGCGTGCAGAGTTAGGTGCATCCGATAGTTCTCCAGATGCTCGGTTGGATCTCCGACCCCACTATAGCTCGGGATCTGGGGTGTTTTGAATTTGTTGTGGAGAGGGTGATCGATTACCTGTTTGGTGAAGGTTGTCTCCATCCCGGCGAAGAGCTTGCTTACCACTGCAGTTTTatacttctccttcttctccatgGCCTCCAGTTTGGTCTTAAGTTCTGCCAACGCTTTGTCTACCTCTCCTTGAGGAGCCATGATTGGTGGCGGTTCTGCTATTTTATGGGAGTTTTCACCTCAGTGGGTGTGGCTGGGCAGGGGAGGGCAACTCTCGCCTTGTTGGCTATGACCATCAAAATGGAGGTCTCAGTTATTGGAGTGATGATCGTGATTTCTTTGCCCATCAGACTATTCAGCCTAATTGATTTGAGATGGAGATGAAATCGGAGTCACAATTCTCATTCTGCTGGATTAGTAGCACCATTTGTGCTTCGAGAGAAGCAATGCGCTCCTTGTCGCCGACATTCTGACTCGCTGGTGGTGGCCTTTGATTGGCCTGGGCCGGTGGTTGTTCAGTGCAGGCGCAGCTTCTCTACCTTGTATTCACCATTACTGCGGATATTGTTTTTGTAAGAACGGCTTAGTCGTTCCCACATAcagcgccaaactgttgaagcaaTTTCCAGTCGATGAACTCAAGGGAATCCAAGTCTCCAAGCTACGCCATTCATTGTTCACACCTTCTGTCAGACCTACAAAACTAGAGCACACATTAAGAGGATGCGCCAGATGTTGGCCGGCGATTCCTCctccaatgcttaagttagtgTGTATGTAAACTTAGTGTATGTCTTAGTGGTCGTCCTTGTACCTTTGGAGTGAGGCCTTTTATAGTTGATCATGCAGAGGTGGTTATGATGGACGGGCAGAGGATCCAGGATGTGGGCGTAACAGCCGGTAGAGTTAATATTCATGTCTCCTCTCTTTATGATTGGTAAGAGGCCGTTACATATATTGACAGGATTTCGAGGATGGTATGTATCTGTCAGGAGTCTTTTAAAAGCAGGATCATAACCATTCCGGTGATCTTGCTATGTGTGAGCTGTCCATATAGCCGAATTGTATCCTGATTATGACAGATGCATCTGGATGTTAAGTGTAGGAGATTCATTATGACACAGTATTTGGTCTATGGTCGTCAGAGAGTGTAAGAGACGACGCCGTATCCATTGCTTTGTGCTAGGTTGCATTCAGTGAGCCCATTTGGATGTATCCGGCTTTCTTGGGTCGTTGGACCTTCGACTCGTGGGTTTGAgtgatgggtttatgtgtaacagCATGAAAGATTGAATCACAGTCCTTCTAGTCTTGAAAATACTTTACTTTTGTGATGTAGATCCCCCTTGATGAATGAATGGTTGAGGTTGGCAACGAAGGTATATGGAAAGAATCTACTGGGGTCAAGTGAAAATTTTGGGGATCTCCCTCCGCCCCTATCGATAAAGCAAAGAGAGTTGTTTAACTATAGGCACTCCTCTCTATAGTAAGTGGTCGAACAAGcgtttgaaattttgaagaaacaATTCCCTATATTAAAAAAGAGGCAACAAGTGGTCCCCCTAAGTTGATAAAATGAAGCATGACACTCACAAAATAGTTATTATTTCAACTAATATCAACAACGAAAATCCAACTAAGCAACCACCTAATTCCCTAAAACAGCAACATCCCTTGAGTAATCTTGGTGATCCACAAGTGGCAGATAAAAGCGTTAAACCAAGCCCCAAGCATAACCCACATAACTCAATTGAAAGGAAATGTAATCGCATCTTGTTTGTCTCTTTGTTATGAAGTTTCTTTCCAAccagagtaatgctataaggaGAATTGAAGTTTTCATTGAGCCTtcctaaatgtgatgtggcttttaaaattaccattaaatttgaaatagtaattattgaattttcgtctattagtaattttaaaaaccacatcatatTTGGAAGGGCTCAAGGAATGCTCTAATCCTCCTTATAGTAGTACTCCAAAAAAACTACTTATTGTCTCTAAAATACCAAATTTCCATGCAGATGGGACCAATAACTAGGCCCACCTATTTCAACGGTTGATCATTAACTTTTCACAACATCACAAAAGCACCTCAAGCTTTTAAAAAGCAACTTTCAAAGTTAGCTTTTTATCTTCATTttggttaaataattaaattattaattatctattatgttaactagcacataacccgcgctatgcgcgaaattcttcattattatttaatttcaaaaacttaaacacaTCCtatcttacttttcattataagttaaaataggtgTGCGCAAAAATCTATCACACATCTTTTTTCAagtgtaccaaacatgtacttaatgaaaagtataaaagaaaaaaaaatagcaagaagaaaacttgaattatgattatcaaaatattaatagaaaattagtaggaaactctgatattgttaATGTGATcatgtgatacttattatatttcaatacaaataaaacccataaagttctgatcatttcaaaaaaaaaaaaaatacaaagtaaaataaacaaaatcttacaAAGAAGGGGAGTGATAGGGAGCAAAACAAAcgaacccagaaaaattttcaaactgacgtgacagACTGTGAGTGGtagacaagggagagagaattacattttttttttaatttaaaaaccattgccatattaatttgaaatttttttaggttcatttatttggctccctagcacttctctacaaagaatatatatcattcattcttttttgaaatagtgGTCATTGCTTTCtcattaaaacaaatcaaccaTAAAATAGTATGCTTCATCGTTACAATGTCTGAGatacaatcaaaataaaacttttactcgataaacaaaatcttctctcttctttttaatacaaaataaaacacatatttcactcaatatttaatgcaatcaaataaatctcttcAACACTTTCCTTTTCAGAATCCCAAAATCCTGAAAAGacaatttatttggtttaaaattcaaatttgttttacacgtaggagagaagttggccatgagttcggtttgtgttgtgtccgtatcaaacgtcttctaaaaaatgaagaaaaaaaatgaaaaaaaatccgagtaaatcaaaaaaatgaaaaaaaaaatccaataaaatattcaaatgaattaaaacataaaatcttattggtgtgatacctattatatttcaatacaaagaaactttctagagaaacaaacataaaaactatcaatttactgtcgtgaaaaatttatacatagatacacaaagataaatccaagcaacaaaattttcaattaaatagaaacccTAGACAGAATCAAATACagtgcaaaaataaacaaaatctttttattttataagtacctaataaaacaaaatattgcactCAGCATTTAACGCGATCAGATAAATCCTCTCAAGTTCAATGTTCGAAAGaatttctattcttttctttgcacaaaaattaaataaacacactataatcttccattagcttactaaaaatccaaacaatttattatcttaattcagaagatgcaattttcatcaaagaacaaattgcaaaaacagaaataaacaaCCTACAAGTACAGTTAATACTCAATTACAATTGTTTAGAGAGGGTTCTGTTATTCTTATTAAGGGTCCGATTGCAAttttaataagtacgattttaaaaatttattttttaaaaaattatgttttcgaaggttaagaataagaattCCATCGGGATTGAATTTATaggttattattattgaaaagagtgaaaaaaaaaaaaaaaaaaaaaaaaaaagttaaattggtgagagagagagagagagagaaaacaatcCGAAATAATTGGGagatctttattttgtaggccttattattttgtagataatctattattattcaattaaacACAATATAAGTTTCTAAAgagtttctattcttttttctgcacaaaaattaaataaacacactataatcttccattagcccactaaaaatccaaacaatttattatcttaattcagaagttgcaattttcatcaaagaacaaactgcaaaaaataaaaaataagcaaCCTATAAATACAATTAATACTCAATTACAATTGTTTGGAGAGGGTtgtgttattcttattaagGGTCCGATTGCACCtttaataagtacgattttaaaaattgactttttaaaaattttcatttttgaaaggttaagaataagaattacttcGGGGTTTAATTTTTAGGTTATTATTGTTCAAGagtggagagagaaaaaaaaaagttaattcttgatgttgtagtttttctcaacaaaaaataaaaaataaataacatacaaatggaagattaagaagaagaattacttcttgttgattttttaggttgttatatttgaagagttgagagagagatgtggggagaaagaaaaagaaagaaaaaaaaaaaagttaaatcggtcacagagagagagagagagaaaatctgAAATAATTGGgaaatctttattttgtagataatcTATTATTCTGTTAAATCGgtctcagagagagagagagagaaaatccaaaataattgggaaatctttattttgtagataatctattattaatcagattgtttttcaatggcttattatttagggaaaaaaaaaaaaaagaattcctattttataaattatctattattacatgcacaaagtatatgtaggaaaaaaaaaaaaaaaaaaaggtaaagtccacttagccccctcaaactaccaccccaacgacaatctaccctccaaactatcaattgcaacaatttacccctcaacctaccaaaacaatgacaatgtacccccaattttaacaaaa from Corylus avellana chromosome ca1, CavTom2PMs-1.0 encodes the following:
- the LOC132167629 gene encoding uncharacterized protein LOC132167629 produces the protein MRSNRKTPKKLEEKKRKDHLGFDAPKHFKKKFNNHNFTPLNANISKVLMEIKKDLKYRRPPGAPQNQISNRYCEFYEVNGHYTEGCIALTLSRYPREERARWEEPRGRPARLIHEPQNKANIPEIHTIIGGFPGGGESGRARKAYAHQLESSHEVYTIGRPMKQSRRSEMIIGFSDADYVDILHPNTDTLVVTLTVANHNVHHILVDNRSSVDILYWYAFKNLNLGQEKIIPTSCPLMGFTGEQFQLVESIELLVIAGSYPRQVMVMVRFLLVNRPSAYNAIIGRTTLNKLRAITSTPHLKMKFPMDHGVGEVRGDQRAARQCYNISMKECPRTLAPRSTSKEER